In Vibrio hippocampi, the following are encoded in one genomic region:
- a CDS encoding TniQ family protein, with amino-acid sequence MNNILYLLPNEHLRSFLSRVHTMSPFGTFATSAKRLGLANFSASPVTVMSDLDAILMNILNDDNRSIWQMHMHGNVIESFLNEREKRELPLFLKGKPYDIDFTQSQTVHNRLWRYCKDCIAEDLDTVGISYFHQHHQLQGVFHCYKHGTRLINSCSSCSYTVKNLSRMQTPTLICPSCGSSMISQGAYYDETMLRVEQLMLALNEQTLTLCLESVQQNTLARMGFTLEQTDTLAFKKACGDWYKEIFMTLGKGALEQYFSNTRKVNDHIISPTMRTTRLFLSTSTNRFSPPLIYILMLVATGQL; translated from the coding sequence ATGAATAACATCTTGTACCTACTACCGAACGAACACCTAAGAAGCTTCCTTAGCCGAGTTCATACTATGTCCCCTTTTGGCACTTTTGCTACTTCAGCAAAACGTCTAGGGCTGGCAAATTTCAGTGCGTCGCCAGTTACAGTCATGTCTGACCTAGACGCCATACTGATGAATATTCTTAATGATGACAATCGTTCGATTTGGCAAATGCATATGCACGGTAACGTCATCGAGTCTTTCCTCAACGAGCGAGAGAAGCGCGAACTACCATTGTTTTTGAAAGGAAAGCCATATGACATCGACTTTACGCAATCCCAAACGGTACATAATCGTTTGTGGCGTTACTGCAAAGACTGTATTGCTGAAGACTTAGATACTGTTGGTATTTCATATTTTCACCAACATCACCAACTACAGGGGGTTTTTCACTGCTACAAACACGGAACGAGGCTCATTAATAGCTGTTCTTCATGCAGTTACACTGTAAAAAATCTTAGTCGAATGCAAACCCCAACATTAATCTGTCCGAGCTGTGGTTCCAGCATGATAAGTCAGGGAGCGTATTATGATGAAACAATGCTAAGAGTTGAACAGCTTATGTTGGCGTTAAATGAGCAAACGCTCACCCTATGCCTTGAATCCGTGCAACAAAATACGTTGGCACGCATGGGGTTTACGCTTGAGCAAACTGATACGTTGGCTTTTAAGAAAGCTTGTGGCGATTGGTACAAAGAAATTTTCATGACTCTAGGGAAAGGCGCTCTAGAGCAGTACTTCTCGAATACGAGGAAAGTAAATGATCACATAATTTCTCCTACGATGAGGACAACACGCTTATTTTTATCGACTTCAACAAACAGATTTAGTCCACCACTGATCTACATTCTCATGCTGGTTGCTACAGGACAGTTATAG
- a CDS encoding TnsD family Tn7-like transposition protein gives MYLHEIAGEAFYSLVARHHAASPRRSLREKNRALLGRTDVRINPQLPCMLEQVAKQTSIDAERLLFNSTCFPVVGACLQDNKSKARLRLHLLSNDGSHIAVLSRTTSSRLRFSSALKFCPQCLEEDTLKWGHGIWRTVHQYCGMFVCPKHACWLQYAPTDADGLNKRIELPPTPYDRCFHGSDLCLERALRLSQFISSWHRYEYERRYEHIATPSHSSWMIKTHLLTPKGQIRQSEAVNRLQDFWAPLFAGAKLLPSKLYKFNFLRCLLLNDHYNHYIQHALVGAFFAKNAKCYFRQTSQVSNYCSRESHKPRVCLSELASGNSLRSVAKATGCSVGFLAAMAQRNGVTIKHRFKRLNDALVDQILRLAFRGVHRRDIAKLCGVSVGTVEQQINAMSGLSAWRKRLWFCQKRHQYRQTLQKIISQNPTLTRTEIKNSSSCYMWLFRYDKDWLNQHLPKREPAKYHQSIDWNLADKKLAKQIKRHVKKATSVSHVERQVDSQHSLIKNRKRLPLSVRQAEKIVSKSQN, from the coding sequence ATGTACCTGCACGAAATAGCTGGTGAAGCCTTTTATAGCCTTGTTGCGCGACACCACGCAGCCTCACCAAGACGCTCGCTACGCGAAAAAAACCGAGCTCTCCTAGGGCGCACAGATGTTCGCATTAACCCCCAGCTTCCTTGCATGCTCGAACAAGTTGCCAAACAGACTTCAATAGATGCGGAAAGGTTGTTGTTTAACAGTACTTGTTTCCCTGTTGTCGGCGCTTGCCTTCAAGATAACAAAAGCAAAGCAAGACTTAGATTGCACCTGTTGAGCAATGATGGCAGTCACATCGCGGTCTTATCACGTACTACTTCTTCTCGGTTAAGGTTTAGCAGCGCACTAAAGTTCTGTCCGCAATGCCTTGAGGAAGACACATTGAAATGGGGGCATGGTATTTGGCGTACCGTACATCAGTATTGCGGTATGTTCGTTTGTCCAAAGCATGCTTGTTGGCTGCAATATGCACCGACAGATGCCGATGGCCTTAACAAACGCATCGAACTACCACCAACACCTTACGATAGATGTTTCCATGGTTCTGATCTTTGTTTAGAACGAGCTTTGAGGTTATCGCAATTCATCAGTAGTTGGCATCGCTATGAATACGAACGTCGATACGAGCATATTGCTACACCCTCTCACTCATCTTGGATGATTAAGACCCATTTGTTAACTCCGAAAGGACAGATCAGGCAATCAGAAGCCGTCAATCGTCTACAAGACTTTTGGGCTCCTCTATTTGCTGGTGCAAAGCTACTGCCTTCGAAGCTATATAAATTCAATTTCTTAAGGTGCCTTCTCCTAAACGACCACTACAACCATTACATACAGCATGCATTGGTTGGTGCTTTCTTTGCGAAGAACGCCAAGTGTTACTTTCGACAAACTTCTCAGGTCTCGAACTATTGTAGTCGGGAATCTCATAAGCCTCGTGTCTGTCTATCCGAGTTGGCCTCAGGAAACTCGCTTCGTTCTGTCGCCAAGGCGACAGGATGTTCGGTTGGCTTTCTAGCAGCCATGGCGCAACGCAATGGGGTCACAATCAAGCATCGATTTAAAAGACTCAACGATGCATTAGTCGACCAAATATTGAGACTCGCTTTTCGCGGGGTTCATAGACGAGATATCGCCAAATTATGCGGTGTTAGCGTTGGTACTGTAGAACAGCAAATAAATGCGATGTCAGGATTATCCGCATGGAGAAAACGACTCTGGTTCTGCCAAAAACGACATCAATATCGTCAAACACTCCAGAAGATCATTTCCCAGAATCCAACATTAACTCGGACAGAGATTAAAAATTCGAGCAGTTGCTACATGTGGCTATTTCGATATGACAAGGACTGGCTAAACCAGCACTTACCAAAACGAGAGCCTGCTAAGTACCATCAATCTATTGATTGGAATCTGGCAGATAAAAAGCTGGCTAAACAAATTAAGCGACACGTAAAGAAGGCTACTTCAGTTTCACACGTCGAAAGGCAGGTGGACTCACAACACTCATTAATCAAAAACAGAAAACGCCTACCCCTTTCGGTTAGGCAAGCGGAAAAAATCGTCTCAAAATCCCAAAATTAG
- a CDS encoding UvrD-helicase domain-containing protein, with amino-acid sequence MTILKLTEQQKNAVDYQDGSAVITACPGSGKTTVVKEKVRALTPMLPSYKGVIGISFTNKASTELRQKCEANGHDTKASFFGTIDSFCFSELIAPFLERLWGGQVAGCEIVKKLTEDHLSQLSQNYQAPTLEDVMNDGGFNSLYEQNVLWMSSFSGLALFVLKNSEGARRYIKARYTHVFVDEYQDSSLAQHELFLELVELGLVGIAVGDNDQSIYGFRGGDPKLLEELTREGSGFKHFEIDLNHRSHPSIVNYASRLKRPTCNLVEHEEGDLRVVRLVMEGWLPTCASTVSDLISEWIAGKKFKVEKASDIAILAKTERILKLVSENLEVPNRLYVDDKLNAIGTTASDFLTALIEYKYGKIVSAQEICDKFARNSSPNIRRKSSYAREQVRMLKQEEDHTRLVTIASELITLFDLEVKSGELEVFAEILLDDLALKSYKPINREEVQIMTLHKSKGLEFKVVLHFGLEEWNFPYRRYTGDWNDPPQYPDLQQEMNLHYVGITRAEELCVLCQSELRENSRGELKTSAPSYFLSLVQLNGLFINSLPS; translated from the coding sequence ATGACTATTTTGAAGCTAACCGAACAACAAAAAAACGCTGTCGATTATCAGGATGGTAGTGCCGTAATAACTGCCTGTCCTGGTAGCGGTAAAACAACAGTTGTTAAAGAGAAAGTGCGTGCTTTGACTCCAATGCTTCCAAGTTATAAAGGTGTTATCGGTATATCTTTTACCAATAAGGCGAGCACAGAGCTTAGACAGAAATGCGAAGCAAACGGGCATGATACAAAAGCCAGTTTCTTTGGCACCATAGATAGTTTTTGCTTCAGTGAATTGATAGCCCCTTTTTTAGAAAGATTATGGGGAGGACAAGTTGCAGGTTGCGAGATAGTTAAGAAACTGACTGAAGATCACCTCTCACAACTAAGTCAGAATTATCAGGCCCCAACTCTTGAAGATGTAATGAATGATGGGGGATTTAATTCTCTTTACGAACAAAATGTGCTTTGGATGAGCTCCTTTTCGGGACTCGCATTGTTTGTATTGAAAAACTCTGAGGGAGCAAGGAGATACATAAAGGCCAGATATACACATGTATTTGTTGACGAATATCAGGATAGCTCACTTGCTCAGCACGAGCTGTTTCTTGAACTCGTCGAACTAGGATTAGTTGGTATAGCAGTTGGTGATAACGATCAATCGATATATGGTTTTAGGGGAGGTGACCCCAAGCTACTTGAGGAATTGACGCGTGAAGGTTCTGGTTTCAAGCACTTTGAGATTGATTTGAATCATCGGAGTCATCCTTCGATCGTTAACTATGCCAGCCGCCTAAAAAGACCTACTTGTAACTTGGTGGAACATGAAGAGGGTGATCTACGCGTCGTTCGGTTAGTGATGGAGGGATGGTTACCGACATGCGCTTCTACAGTCTCGGATTTAATAAGCGAATGGATCGCTGGGAAAAAATTTAAAGTAGAAAAAGCTTCAGATATTGCCATATTGGCAAAAACGGAAAGAATTTTAAAATTAGTGTCTGAGAATCTAGAGGTGCCAAATAGGTTGTACGTCGATGACAAACTAAACGCGATTGGCACAACCGCTTCTGATTTTTTGACAGCTTTAATTGAGTATAAGTACGGCAAAATTGTTAGCGCACAGGAAATATGCGATAAGTTTGCTAGGAATAGCTCACCCAATATTCGTCGTAAAAGTAGCTATGCGAGAGAGCAAGTTCGTATGCTGAAGCAAGAGGAAGACCATACACGGCTAGTTACTATTGCAAGCGAGCTCATAACTTTGTTTGACTTGGAGGTAAAGTCTGGAGAGTTAGAAGTATTCGCTGAAATACTGTTGGATGACTTAGCACTAAAGTCATACAAACCAATAAATCGTGAAGAAGTGCAAATCATGACATTGCACAAGTCGAAAGGATTAGAGTTCAAAGTTGTGCTTCACTTCGGATTGGAAGAGTGGAACTTCCCTTACCGAAGATATACAGGCGATTGGAATGATCCTCCGCAATACCCTGACTTACAACAGGAAATGAACCTTCACTATGTAGGAATAACACGTGCAGAAGAACTTTGTGTTCTTTGTCAAAGTGAACTGCGTGAGAATTCGAGAGGAGAGCTCAAAACTTCAGCACCGTCATATTTTTTGAGTTTGGTTCAGTTGAATGGTTTGTTTATAAATTCGCTTCCTTCGTGA
- a CDS encoding ATP-dependent nuclease: MKISNMHLQGFRNYEDTDINFNEKTLVIGANDVGKSNMLHALRLLLDRSFSEADVEASELDFHIGKEAISTELAITIKFDEVVEESVLSTLKGCVSDNGEVYLQYRASRDNLEPRILMGESMESLDDFPRSKYLKCMNLKYVQSKRDLDKFIQREKKQLLKHAQQSLLKDEAECDEALMAEISSDLKSLNKKVSALKYVEAATNDVNVELKKLAHHNSDYEVQLDTGAIQVGDFIEKLQLGANTNGSDVLLGGDGRNNQILLALWKSRSSRENAENDSVVFYVIEEPEAHLHPHQQRKLANYLVEELSGQTIITTHSPQIAEGFSPDSIVRLYVEDGETWAADDGCSERISEAWDGMGYRMSIIPAETFFSNGVLLVEGPSEVIFYHALAEGLGYDLDFLNLSILSVDGVDFRVFIDILEGLDIPVVMRTDNDISKVPNKELWQYAGVNRCLTIINEEKWEHSEVKLTPCDMPEPDWQVVSEQLETYDVFLSRVDLETDLVSEFSQPTLKALNKTSAAAAINYLQDKKAVRMRELVIALRGNMSDLANSNIAKPLLALIKTVQE, from the coding sequence TTGAAAATTTCAAACATGCATTTACAGGGTTTTCGTAATTACGAAGATACCGATATTAACTTCAACGAGAAAACCCTCGTAATCGGAGCAAATGATGTAGGCAAATCAAACATGCTTCATGCTCTTAGGCTTCTACTTGATAGAAGCTTCTCTGAGGCTGATGTTGAAGCGTCCGAGTTGGATTTTCATATCGGCAAAGAAGCTATAAGCACAGAGCTTGCTATTACCATTAAGTTTGACGAGGTGGTAGAGGAATCGGTGCTCTCTACCTTGAAAGGGTGTGTGAGTGACAATGGAGAAGTTTATCTACAGTATCGAGCAAGTAGAGATAACCTTGAACCAAGAATCTTAATGGGTGAATCTATGGAGTCACTTGATGACTTCCCTCGGAGCAAGTACCTAAAATGTATGAACTTGAAGTATGTTCAGTCAAAAAGGGATTTAGATAAATTCATACAAAGAGAAAAGAAACAATTATTGAAGCATGCCCAACAGTCTTTACTAAAAGATGAAGCTGAATGTGATGAAGCTCTAATGGCTGAGATAAGTAGCGACTTGAAGTCCTTGAACAAGAAAGTATCAGCTCTGAAATATGTAGAAGCCGCAACGAATGACGTAAATGTAGAGCTTAAAAAGCTTGCACACCACAATAGTGATTATGAGGTTCAATTAGATACTGGAGCTATACAGGTGGGTGACTTCATTGAGAAGTTGCAACTGGGAGCGAATACTAATGGTTCCGACGTTCTCCTTGGGGGGGATGGAAGGAACAACCAGATACTACTGGCATTATGGAAATCTCGGAGTAGCCGAGAAAATGCTGAAAATGATAGTGTGGTGTTCTATGTGATCGAAGAACCTGAAGCTCATTTGCACCCTCATCAGCAAAGGAAATTAGCCAATTATCTTGTAGAAGAGTTAAGCGGCCAGACGATCATAACTACTCACTCTCCACAGATTGCTGAGGGTTTTAGTCCTGACTCAATTGTAAGGCTCTATGTTGAGGATGGAGAAACATGGGCTGCTGATGATGGTTGTTCAGAGCGGATTAGCGAAGCATGGGACGGGATGGGTTATCGTATGAGCATCATCCCAGCAGAGACGTTTTTTTCTAACGGAGTGTTGTTGGTTGAAGGGCCATCAGAGGTTATTTTTTATCACGCACTCGCAGAGGGACTTGGCTATGACTTAGATTTTCTAAATTTATCGATACTCTCGGTTGATGGAGTCGATTTTAGGGTGTTCATCGATATTTTAGAAGGATTGGATATTCCTGTCGTAATGAGGACTGACAACGACATTTCGAAAGTGCCAAACAAGGAGCTCTGGCAATATGCAGGTGTCAATAGATGCTTGACAATTATCAATGAAGAAAAGTGGGAGCATTCTGAAGTTAAGTTAACTCCTTGTGACATGCCCGAACCTGACTGGCAAGTTGTTAGTGAACAACTTGAAACATATGATGTGTTTCTATCTAGAGTAGACCTTGAAACAGACTTAGTGAGTGAATTCAGTCAGCCAACTTTGAAAGCACTTAATAAGACATCTGCCGCTGCCGCTATAAACTATTTGCAAGATAAGAAAGCAGTTAGAATGCGAGAATTAGTGATCGCGTTACGCGGAAATATGAGTGATTTAGCTAACAGTAACATTGCTAAACCATTATTAGCATTGATTAAGACTGTTCAGGAATGA
- a CDS encoding tetratricopeptide repeat protein — translation MHEHIKKRIVKDLIEEIGNLDDRDIELVGNNFIAVSEGQPMIHHGLNKDYKPANYTVDSFSDDFTVVGEYSTDKNYFTHKGTAKSPTFEKIENDVNHAVNHAAKCVLKKIYLITNQEEPNSFRKKFNTTDLAKRHSHLISFIDARRLSIGIYEQSISNPNIADFYKQFFPLFSLNLDNYEYYGKLPHLCQGHIRDDAVLDKIITHVTQKNPICVLSGLSGTGKTQTAIDFVHKCTEDFQNYVWIIGDDWSENKPLSSVQRSRGGAPVNIAGLFNSTKTILIIDSLERVIDETAFNELAEGFKKGSIVLITSQLTQPLSDIYLPIPQFSLQVAYAILGESFPTSTSDCEKFVSKCRFSPLILSMARKLAENEGISKSDIYTEILQDPELIDDDSGKSIIKKILSRLEPKTLKSLTKISNSGQNTHEIQFLKNYIGFLNLNTLQKLSLLVPTKVPGVLKVHDLVAQSVIESIDISGIAKDVEDFVAKFKGDMTPSVIRQIHLCFKPLYQEHIKRGSRSPDWLHYSILQCESDRKTELYDGLHQLPLTSLTRLDLPYLKCVIDAKEIHSYTIFDKAERTSFYKTCATSYAKLIETTSDEDLRAELLHHQGKALRRCGELDEALASFTKLLALKPDWHATHGQIAHLGSQREARPEIKRVGEESMRILIQEMLNDSASVPLRVSLATIARLRSYLNVKNDVNSQKDSVRKLANIIALSALEGLDQFYEGFVSFTSCFGYNHSEQSLYIAELVPEITVVSPVQIDERQWLSACEAFTNAAIEADRENKISMQETLNEASLRFADALSNYPTLTSFTARGIAKAYTSANVPKKAIKTINRIDENERNHWLLYELAKAYLEDEQNESALRTAKECFNQASKDRNGISRISIYHELLSKCYEQCGSPVKAWQHCKRALKKCSNPKYREAIDNRLKTLTTV, via the coding sequence ATGCATGAACATATAAAGAAACGAATAGTAAAAGATCTGATAGAAGAAATTGGGAATCTCGATGACCGAGATATAGAGCTTGTTGGTAACAATTTCATAGCGGTTAGCGAAGGTCAACCGATGATACATCACGGCCTTAACAAAGATTATAAACCCGCCAACTACACTGTAGACTCCTTTTCGGACGATTTTACAGTGGTAGGCGAATATAGCACGGACAAAAACTACTTCACTCATAAAGGGACAGCTAAGTCCCCTACTTTTGAAAAGATCGAAAATGATGTAAACCACGCCGTCAATCATGCAGCGAAATGTGTGCTCAAAAAGATATATCTAATAACTAATCAAGAAGAACCAAACTCTTTTAGAAAGAAGTTCAACACCACTGATCTTGCAAAGCGCCATTCGCACCTCATATCATTTATCGATGCTAGAAGGCTCTCCATAGGCATTTACGAACAATCAATTAGTAACCCCAACATCGCGGATTTCTACAAGCAATTCTTCCCTTTGTTCTCTTTAAATCTAGATAACTATGAATATTATGGAAAGTTGCCACACCTTTGCCAAGGGCACATTCGGGATGACGCCGTCTTAGATAAAATTATAACTCATGTAACTCAGAAAAATCCGATATGTGTTCTCTCTGGTCTTAGTGGTACGGGAAAGACTCAAACAGCAATTGATTTTGTACACAAGTGTACAGAGGACTTCCAAAACTATGTGTGGATAATAGGTGACGACTGGTCTGAAAACAAACCGTTGAGTAGCGTTCAGCGCTCAAGGGGAGGAGCACCTGTAAACATTGCTGGACTATTTAACTCCACAAAAACAATCTTAATAATTGATAGTTTAGAACGAGTTATAGATGAAACCGCCTTTAATGAATTAGCTGAGGGATTCAAGAAAGGTAGTATTGTTTTGATTACATCGCAGCTAACACAACCTTTGTCAGATATATACCTTCCGATCCCGCAGTTCTCCCTGCAAGTTGCATATGCGATTTTGGGGGAGTCTTTTCCAACATCTACATCAGATTGTGAAAAGTTTGTATCCAAATGTCGTTTTTCACCTTTGATATTGTCCATGGCAAGAAAACTTGCAGAGAATGAAGGCATAAGTAAATCAGATATTTATACAGAGATACTACAAGATCCAGAACTGATCGATGACGATAGTGGCAAATCTATAATTAAGAAAATCTTATCAAGACTAGAACCTAAGACACTTAAGTCACTGACCAAAATTTCTAATTCAGGGCAAAACACTCACGAAATACAATTTCTAAAAAATTACATAGGGTTTCTCAACCTGAATACCCTACAAAAACTTTCTTTGCTTGTACCGACCAAAGTGCCTGGTGTATTGAAAGTTCACGATCTAGTCGCTCAGTCGGTGATTGAATCCATCGATATAAGCGGGATAGCCAAAGATGTTGAAGATTTTGTGGCTAAGTTTAAGGGTGATATGACTCCCAGTGTCATTCGTCAAATACATCTATGCTTTAAACCTTTATACCAAGAGCATATAAAGAGAGGGTCCCGCTCCCCTGACTGGCTTCACTATTCGATACTTCAGTGTGAAAGTGATAGAAAAACAGAACTCTATGATGGCTTACACCAATTGCCTTTAACATCATTGACTAGATTGGATTTACCTTACCTAAAATGTGTTATTGATGCGAAGGAAATTCATTCCTATACAATTTTCGACAAAGCTGAGCGGACGAGCTTTTACAAGACCTGTGCAACTTCTTATGCCAAGTTAATAGAAACGACCTCCGATGAAGACTTACGAGCTGAGCTTCTTCACCATCAAGGGAAAGCCCTTCGCAGATGTGGAGAACTAGATGAAGCGTTAGCATCATTTACTAAACTACTAGCATTAAAACCTGATTGGCACGCAACTCATGGTCAAATAGCTCATCTAGGTAGCCAGCGAGAGGCTAGACCAGAAATTAAACGAGTAGGTGAAGAGTCAATGCGCATTTTAATTCAGGAAATGCTTAATGACTCCGCCTCTGTTCCACTACGAGTATCCTTAGCAACTATCGCACGCCTGAGATCTTATTTGAATGTGAAGAATGATGTCAATTCCCAGAAAGACTCCGTAAGAAAGCTCGCCAATATAATTGCACTATCAGCACTTGAAGGGCTTGACCAATTTTATGAAGGGTTTGTTTCATTTACCTCTTGTTTTGGATACAACCACAGTGAGCAATCGCTGTACATCGCTGAGCTCGTTCCAGAGATAACCGTTGTTTCTCCTGTTCAAATTGATGAAAGGCAATGGTTGAGCGCCTGCGAAGCTTTTACCAATGCTGCTATTGAAGCTGATCGGGAGAACAAAATATCTATGCAAGAAACTTTAAACGAAGCTAGCCTGCGTTTTGCTGATGCATTAAGTAATTACCCTACGCTAACCTCATTTACAGCTAGAGGGATCGCAAAAGCTTACACCTCTGCTAATGTTCCCAAAAAAGCGATAAAAACTATAAACAGGATAGACGAAAACGAAAGAAACCACTGGCTTCTATATGAGCTTGCAAAAGCTTACCTTGAAGATGAACAGAATGAGTCAGCATTAAGAACCGCGAAGGAGTGCTTTAATCAAGCATCCAAAGATCGAAATGGGATAAGTCGAATATCTATTTACCATGAACTATTGAGTAAATGCTACGAGCAATGCGGTTCCCCAGTGAAGGCATGGCAGCACTGTAAGAGAGCATTAAAAAAATGTTCAAATCCAAAATACAGAGAAGCTATCGATAATCGGCTAAAAACATTAACAACAGTATAG